The Aquila chrysaetos chrysaetos chromosome 4, bAquChr1.4, whole genome shotgun sequence genome segment TTAAAGATTCCTAAAACTATGTTTTCAGAATTgtattcttttctgttgtcaTGTGCCATGCACTTACTGTCTACACCAAAACTGTAAGCTTCCTGAAGCAGTCACTTGATACACGCTGGAGTTATGCATAACTAGCAACCATTAATGTAGCCAACACTTTTCATCATAGATTAATGTTTGCTATTGTTAGTTCCTCCGGTAACGGACAAAGGCCAGGTAGCTTTACTGATAGTACATCAAAAAGTTGCATAGATAATTTACAGAAATGATATAATCCAGCCAAACACTTGTTATTTTCTATGACCTCTGATGCAATTCAGTCACACCCAGTAGAATAAACAATCTGATGTACTGCTTTGCAATGCTGAAGACCAAATGAAGCTATGTTACAGTATTATTCAAGAGCATGAATTATGGCAAAGGTAGACTTGGTTAATAACATTAATGCGATTACTTTGATTTGAACACTTTGCCAGGTCTAGCACATAACTAAGCTGACAGACAGCAATGAATATTGATAGGATTAGTCACTTGAGAACAAGTAGCTCTTTAAGCTACAGCAAAGCAGGTGAGAGTAATCTGAAACTTGAGCTAGGAGTATCAACTCTGATTAAGTTTGCTCTTCTGCTTGGAAGTTGTCAAGTGTCCATTAGGATTACTGGTTTCTTGTCTATCTCTTCTATTCTGTCCTCAAATACCAACATATGTAGATATGAATGGAAGTTGTACCTGGGTATTTAAGGTTTGGATCTATGCACCCTGCTTGAACAAAGAGACCAAACTAATTACTGTTTCTTGGTGTAATCAGgctttctaaaagcaaagcTATTAACAAGCATTCTTGTAAACTTAATCCCTGTAACTGGTACACAAATACTTGATAGAAAACATGTACCATATAGCAGTCATGCTCTGGACTATATATCCGAATCTTGTTTACATCGGTGTGACAGCCTATAGAGCCGATAAGAGTATCACCTACTGCAAAGTCATTCAGTACATAAGCTTCTCCTAAACCTACAATATCTTACttttactgtcatttttctCTAACTATCCAAGTAAGTCATCAGGATATTTAATCCTGGTAACTTCCATTAGAGAGACATCTCAAATTATAGCAACTCTGTAATGAACAAGGTAGGCCATGGACATGTTCATTAAGCAATATCATTTAAGCTactgacaaatattttgaaaacacactTTTCCACTCTCctaaaggttttgttttcttcttgcagctgAACCCAGACATTAGGAAGATCCCAAGCCTCTTGGAAAAACAAGTCTGTCTGTAGTATCCCAGTTAGTAAAGCCAGCATGCTGTCCTATTCAACGGTTGGTACTGcagaaatgtatataaaaaaagattatgagTAGAATTATCATTATATTTTCCTTAGAGATATTTATCTGCCTAAGTATTTTTGAATGCACTCATATCAGTTTTTTAACATAAAGTAAAATGGGTAAACTGCATAAATGGGTGTGCAAGTGCTATAGGTAGaggattaaataaaaatcactatAAATGTACAACAGTAATAGTCACTAGCACCTGCTTAATGTGAAGTAGCATGagttcatttattaaaatgaaaacatgggAAGCTTCTATAGCTGTATACTTCCAGTATCTTTTATTTAAGTCATCAAAATAGCATTGCACCCACCAGATTGTTTTAGCTGATGACAACCTGTTCAGTAACACTTTtaccaaaaggaaaatggaatgTAAAAACAGGACTCACCTGCTTGCTGATAGTGTTTTTCTGCCGACAGTTGGTGGAGATGGTTCACtatggaaaaagctttttatccACCAACATTTGTCAATTAACTCAGGTAACCCTGCCAAACGAGAAAAAGCCCACACCATTAGACACTGGCTGAATTACAAACAGGCAAAACTAGAAGACTGTTTGAAAGAAGGGAACAATACCATGAAATGTTTTGTCCTGGTCTGTAATGTTCACGGCATCCGaacagcaggaggagctggaagaaaCACTCGATTCCGAGTTCTGTCTTGCTGTTCATGGAAAACAGAGACACacataatgaaaaacaatgcaTTGAGAGAGTACGCTATTCCTATACCAAGAATTTTCAGACCTGCTGCTAACTTGGAGGAAACAATCTAAAAGATAAGTTTACTTAGCTACAAAGTATAACTTCTATATCATATACACCATTCTACTACAGTTGTTTATGTAAAAGCTTTTATATAAAAGTTGCTCTCTGTCTATCTACTCTTCACTTAAAAGCATAGAGATCTGTTTGCATAGCTTTCATTGAAATCAGTGACAAATCTTATGATCACGTACACACTGCTATCAAAACAAAGGAGTCTATTCTTGAACATTCAAATCCAAAATAACCTAATAGCTATACTTCCCACTGTGATACAACTAAATGCTATACTTGCATTACAGTGTCCATCCTGTACAGAGGGATCCTCATACACCAGATGTGCTCTCAAACCAGTGACTATTTAGTGAcatatttagaaacaaaaacgTGAGTTGATTTTGTGTTCTCCCTAAGCCTgcaaagtaaatgcaaagtaCAGCTAGAAGCCAGGACTTGCTGGGCTAACACTTTTTCTATGTCatgttttataattaaaaaaaaaaaataaatattacatatCCCTAATGAATAATTctaaataggaggaaaaaaaggtagatGAATAACCAGAAGCAGATGCTCATTAAAACTGAAGTTCCTTGATATAATGAAAAACTCTCCGAGCAATTAAAAACTACCAGGCAAAGACACCCTTTTGCCTCCAGCTCATCCAGACATCACCAGAAACACTTTCTGACTTCTCCCGAGGGGCAACAATCCGGACATCTCCTCGGGAGAGGCTCGGGGGGCTCAGCCTCCCTCCTCCAGAGGAGCCCccccggctggggggggggcagctcccGGCCCCCCTGAGCACTTACTTCTGTAGTACTGGTTCTTGGCCAGGAGGCAGCCGGCGGAGGGTACCGAGGCCATGGCAGCGGCACGACGGGGAAACCGCCTGTCTCCGGGAGGAGCCTGCAGGGGGAACGACGCGCTTTACCGGGGCAGGGGGGCCGCGCCCGGCGGAGGAGAGCGGACCGTCGCCCCCGGCCCACCGCCGCAGCGGCGGCCCCCCGGTCCGGCGGCTCACCTGCGTCGCCCAGGGAAAGCAGCCGTCGGCGAGGAAGGAAGGACCGAGGAAGGGAGGAACGAGGCCGCGCTCCCCTCCACAGCGAGTGCCGCCGGCGCCCCGGGCCGCCCCTATAtgggccgcggcggcgggcggcgggcggcccgccccgggggcggtgggccgggccgggccgggccgggacgGGAGGGAGCCAGCCCCCGGGCAGCCTGCCGCTCagacccggcccggcccgggagAGCCCGTGGCGGTCCCCGACTGCCCGTCCTGGTCCCCTCGGTCCCTCTTCCCGGGTGTCATCTCTGAGCCCTTTTCCGGAGTGCATGAAGCGGGGACTAACGGCGGCTGCGTTGGTTGTTCTCTGCcctgtggggaaggggaagagggggaCTAAGCAGAGAGGGACCCGTTTCAgtagagatttttattttgtttataaatatgcGCATTACTGTGCACATACACTAGAGAAACTGAAGTCACAGGAATGTTCCACACTCTCACTGTAGTAAGCGAAACCCGTGATCATCTAAAGTCTTGGTAGAGTTAGAACTAAGTCCCACATAGATCACCAAGTaagttttttcttcccacagatAAATGCACAACTGTCTTTAAATTGTTGTAATCCTAGCTCATGGCCAAACTTGTCCTACAGTGTGTTTCCTCGCCTTTCAGAATTGTCAACAGAAAAAGTAACAAACAGGCTTGGCTTGTTGAATTGCTCCTGCTCCACGAGGAAATGTTTTATCATTGTTTTTCCTAGCAGCAGTTGGGGTAAGAACACAGCCATGTGTGGTGTGTGATACCATGTTACTGCAACATATCTAACTGCTTGATAGTGCACTCTATCTCAAATGCTAAGAACATAGTTCATAATAGCTCCTAGCATATTCGTAAGGATGTAAAGTGTACTGCAGGGAAACTGCCTGTAAAATAATACTCATACAGCAGTTGTAACATGAGCATAGTGCATTTTCCCGGGCCTTTTTATCGACCTGATGCCAGAGTCTTGACAACGTGGTGGTCTTTCCTGAGCAAAACTTGAAGGCTCACCTTTGTGAAATCTGCAAGATTGACACAGAAAATAGGTTGCAGCTGGGTTGGTACCAAGCACTAGCACTAGTTACCCCGTATGTTTCTCTTGTTATGTAAAAAATCACTGTTGGAGTAGAAAATTTTACAGATTTCTTGATACCTCATTCACAGTGTATGTCCCTACCCACTGTTGCAGCTCCTTGTTTATGGATACATAAATGTAACTGAACTATTAGCTCATTTTATCCATCACCTCTTTTCCTATCTTAATAATGAATTTCCATTTTGCGGCTTGTTCTGTTTGTGGGCAATAAACTTCTGCACTACCCCATTTGTTTTCGTCACCATAAATGCCCTCACACTGGGCACTCTGTTGAATTGTCAGATCCATTCCTGAAAGATGGGAAGCTTCTCCCCAGAAAGCCATCGGAAGTGCTCCTCTTGGGCCATGAGGGTGGGCATTTAGAGTGATAGCACTGTATCCTAGACAGAGCTAGTAACATTATGATTTATTGTATCTGCCATTCTCTTTCAGCTTTAAGATCCTGTTTTAATCTACTCATAACTTTGTCAAGGACATAACTATGtcacaaaaaaaatgcttaggCTCTAACATGCCCATGGTCTGGCCATTGTATTTAGGACGAAAGCAGACATAAGTGGTTCTTTTGCAATCCCCATGAATATCCATCCATACTGGAGCCATATCAAAACACTCAGGAGCTGGGGAACACCAGGTCTGTGAAACTTTAAATTGCTTCACTGCTGCATGTGTATTATTTTACTATATCATTTAGGGTACATGGTCATTTACCAATTTTGTTCTGGAGCCCTGTTTCATGCATTGCACTGGAATAGAAAGTACTTATTTAATGAGAAGTCTTCCACCACTTCTCCCACTCAATCTGGCATTATGTCCTACctattgtattttcttcaagTAATGCTCTGAATTCAGAACTACGGATTTCGCCGGTGTTTTTTCTTCCACGGTTATTTTGTCAGAGTGCTTCCAAAATACtagcacatttattttcaagcatTGCTACAAAACCAAGGCATGCTATTATCTTCAGTTAAAAAGTGAGAATTCTGAGATCCAAAGGAGCTAAGATAAAAGAACCCACAAAGCTTAGGTGTCTCATATGAGAGCAGTCtagggctttatttttttataactatTTAACACTATGCCACACTTCATTTACCCACTTAGAGCTCTCATTCACTTCAGATACAGATTTAAGTACTCAGCACATTGATAAATCAGATTCTCATTAGACATTGAAAAAATTTGTTAGTGGCCACCTATGATAAATGCAAGTAACTCACATAGCATCAGTTACAAACTCAGGAGCAAGGTTATAATTTAGCCTTCAAGACAGCGGTCAATTGCCTTAACCACTGACCTGTTCTTTTCTGCCTGGAAGCCTTTGCTGCATTCACTACTCAACCTCTGTCACAAACATGCAAGAAGTCCTACTAAATGCACTCTATAATCTCTTTAACTTCACAAGCTCAGTTCATATCCATGCTTCCTGCCAAAAGAGGTAGGAGGCCTATGAACTAAATAGTACATAAACCccaattttataaaaatgcatttacagaaggaacattttcagccttttgGCTGACTGATATTGTGACCTTAACAACagtgttcatttttcatttgtgtgtgcATAACTATAAAATGGGCAAAACACTGAATGATGTATCATCCCATGAATCATGAATACTTATCAAaagtataatttaaatttaaaaatgaaatcaatatGACCTGTTAAATGAATAAATCTCCCACCTAATCCTTCCGGGATTACCTGGTATGACCCTTTTTTAGAcattaaaagtaaaacatgtcagtcacaacaacaaaaacaaaagaacagtcTATATTGGGCTTCACCTTGAAGCTGACCTGTTAATTATTCACTAGAGGTGGTTTATCTAATAACCTTAGCTACTCTTTCAGTTCTTGGAATATCTGTGAGCATGATGCCAATCTTTCTGGGGACTTGTTTTGGGTGTTTTCTTCCATGCAATTTTGTGACcgtttttttactttttccatgtTACTTAACCTTGTGGAAGAGTAGTGTGCCATTGGAAATTGTAGTGTTGTTTCATGGCTGTGTCCTTTGAATGATTGTATCAGTACTCTGACATTAATGCTTAGAGAGATGTGCACAATTTTAGTGAAAACATCTTTCCACATGCATATGCAGAAAGGTACATTTTTGGCACCTGAGGGTAGAGTATTCCCTCCTCCCAAGCATCTGGAAGAGCAGATTTTGCACATTTTCATTGCCCAGTCTTATTGTCCATTCGCAATTAACATTTCAGTCAAATTTTGTACAGAAAGTATAAATCACTCATTTGAAGGGAATTGTGTCTTAATTTGACAGTATGACTCTCCATGAGAAGACTGAACTTCCCTGGGTAGTATTTTGTAATGGGTGTATtaacattttcacaaaatttcagaaatgtttccttcatGCATCTTTCAGTAACTAATTATTCGCTgtcttaagaattttttttgcatatttgttCTGTTAAATTTTGAAAGGAGTCTGTAGAACGAGGCTTGCATTAAAGAAATTAGGTAGCTCCATGATGTAAAGTAACAAACCTTTGCTATGCAAAAATTGATTATCAAAACCTGTTTGGTTTGTTAGCTACTTCCAAGGACCAGTGTCATCACTTAcccttttcatttgttttactcTTCAAATATTCCTCCAAGCCAGACAGCTTAACAGGAATGTGGGGCTCATCTATCAAAACCAAGAGGATTTGAGGAATTGATGAAGAATTAAATGGCAGTGTGCAAGGTGGCAGGGGAATGGAAATCTATATTGTATGTAGCCTGAAAAGAGACACAGGGCCATAGAGCTGCTGGGGAGAACCTGAGCACagaagggacagaaaaagaCTTTCTCTTCATCACTGCAGTGTGTGGCACCACTGCAAATCTTCAGCTTTGTAGTAACGACCACTCCCAGTAGTGAAGTGATTGCTTACTGACAGTTCTGGcacctttaaaattattattattattcttaatCCTTACTACAAATGTGAATGGaatactctgaaaaaaaatttaataaagagaaaaagatttttttttttaaatttttattcctgaCCATTTAAGATATCAGATGAGatgacacagaaagcaaagggtAACTACTGAAGTCTAGACTCCATGCAGCATGCCTCTGAATGATGCACATTGCCTGAAATGTCAGCAAAAGTAGGCAAAACACATATTTTGACCTATAAACTGCACTGCCAAAATACTGGAAGAGACTATACGCATTGCTAAATTGTTAGCACAACTTTGTGCACTTACAGTTAAGTATATCAAGTTTTCAAAAGCTAACAGTTACAAGTTTCTCTTCATTCAGTTCCGTGTCCTGTGTAGCACTACActataagaaaacaaagacattttaatgtCTGTcattttagctgtattttagcatttaattgaaacacatttttctttggcttcagATACAAGCAGCTGCACAGGCTTGATAAATTTCTTCCAGCAAGTGACATCTTTTACATCTTTCTAAGGAGACATATGAAtacttttgttacttttttctttcaagtattcCAAAGAAGAAGCCTTAAGGTTCCAGCATGACCAAATACAGGGGTTATACATTGTATTGCTACAAAATAGAATGTGTAATTGAATGGAATTTAgctgaataaagcaaaattgAATCATAGGCATGTTTATATACCCTTTTAATATGTCCCTGGAGATTGACCGATGTATATAGATGAGAAGAGTTGGCTTGTTATTCAATTTCACATCCAGTACAGAGATGCAGGGCCAAAACCATGCATATTTTACTATCCTTGTCTATTTTGgttcaaataaacattttgttgtgCAGCATCCACTTTTTCCAATTGCTGTAAACAGTACTGTGCATCttgatgcacacacacagactctGCTCTGATTCACTTCTGTACCtactctctctctgtccttgcAAGTAGCATGGACTCAGCCTCACCAGACTGAACAGAACCTGAcacctctgcagctctgcaaaggcaTCTTAGAAGGTGCTTATAGCCTAACATGCCCCACAGTGTATAGACAGCATTCCTCAGCAGTGAGATATGACACCCTTGGCATCTTCATTTCTTGGCTAGTTGCTCTGTCACCAGGCCAGATGCTCAGAATGGAGCAGCATGAGGTGCAAAAGGAATCAAGGAGCTTGTGAACAAGAAGCACATATTCATaattttgcagctggaaaatTTCCCATTAAACTAGCAACAGAGCTGGCCCAGGCCAGCATCCACCACATCACAGAGCAGAACTGTTTCAAATTTAAGAAACCAAAGATAGTATACTTGTGCAACTGGGTTAGAACCAACTGTCAGGACAGGTTATATCATGAAGGTGTGTAGGAGCCCTACACAGTGAGGTGGCTATGCCCTGACATCAAGTGATCTGTGGGGTCTTTGATGGGGGCGTCACTCTAATCTGCCTTGACCCTGCCCCATCTCCTGAACCCCAGTGCTAACATCATACTAAATACAGTGAGGGTGGTTAGGATGCTGGAGAAGTGTCCACCTGCCAGGTCACATCAGAAGAACCTACAGCCCAGCCCATACAACTGTCCTGCAGATGTTGAAGTACCTGTCCGAAATTGTTCATACACAAGCTTCTGGGAAGGAACCAAACTTTAAAGCGTACACTGCTGCAGGAGTTTACTCTGCTGCAATGAGTGGGAGCTCACacctaggaaaaagaaaaattacagttgCCTTAGCTCTACGTGAGTCACAAATGTCCACTGATTTAGTGAAAGCCATGTTATCAGGAAAACCAAGTAGCCCCACATAGATGGCTCATTCTTCTACCATCTTGTTCTCCTTCATAGCACTTGTGTCTCCTCTGAAGCCACTATGTAGTAAACACACACAGCATGTCCTTGTATGTCTCTATCTACTCTATTGCAGTAAACACATCCAGTATGTCGTTATATGTCTCAGACACCTGCTCCATTTTCTACAGGTACACCTGAAGCAACATGAAAGTCTTAATCCAGTCACAAATCAGACCAGCCTGCAGAGAGGCACAGTGGAGGAACACTGACAGCGTAGAACTTCTCACGCAATGATGTCAGGCCAGATCCTCAGTTCATTATGATTgttatttccttcttctcccacACTTTAACCAGTTGGCCTCAGAAGTGCAAACTTCATTAGCACTGACCAGGGACTCTGCCATTTTTTCTAGACTTGCACACACGTAGAGTTTGACTGTAGTAGTAGTACTGTACTAGTAGTTTAAATATGCTTGGGACCATTCTTTGGCCCTGAAAACAATGGGTATGGAATGGCCTATATCCACACTGTTTTATACTGCAAAATAATATGGTTACATCCAAAATGGTCTGTGAAGAACTGTCTCTTGTTTGTGTTAAAGCCCAAGCTGCCTGGGAATTTTTGGGGAGGGAGCCAGGGAAAACCCTAAGCCATTCCAGGACCTTTTTAATAGTACAGACGATCTTGTTCACTTCCCTGACAGGGTTCCCTGGCATTAACTTAAGGATTAGCACATCACTGGTGCCTGGTATAAGAGGTCCAGAGCCCAATAAGCTCTCAAACAAGTGAGTCTCTCCTAGGCATCCATTTGCAAACTTACCAGGTTTAACTTTAGGGTGTAGGTGGCTAATTAGGGTCCAGTTATTGCATCTCTTTAGATCTTAATGAATCTAATGTGGTTACTGTTTCCATGTCCACAGATGCTGCTGGTGGGAAGTGTCTTTTGCTCAGGCTGCTGCAAAACTGCCTCTACACCCCAGTTCCAAGTCTTCTAGCACAGCAAGAGCTGGCGCACAGTCCCATTCAGACAATTAGGGAGGGCTTTCTGCCTGAAATATGCAACATGTCAGCAATGCAAAAATAGAGAATAGGCACTGCCAATCCCTGTTTCTCTGACAACTTAGGagcaaaaaggagagaagagccAGACAAGCAACTTCTTTGGGAGACCATTAGTCCCAGTCTCAGTCTGACTTGACACTGTCACTGAGCCTCTAGGCATGACATACAGACACTGCACTTTAAGTTGCCTCCATGAAAAAGCACAGGTAGCCAAGCTGGGCACCTCTCAAGGTAAAAATGCCTGGCATCCCAGCAGAATTTACTCCAACCACAAACTGATCTCACTGACAGTGAAGGCATAGTTGGCAGCATTTGCTGGAGCTGAGGGAAGAAGATGAGGAGTTTCTTCAGGTCCCCTTGTCTACGCATCCTCATGTTTATGTCTGGGAACCCTTTGTGACATGATTTGTGTGTTATTTGCTATTACAGGTTGTGTTTGGCTACGTACTGTGCATCTTATCTgcatgcttttgctttcctatcttgttttg includes the following:
- the PPDPFL gene encoding pancreatic progenitor cell differentiation and proliferation factor-like protein isoform X2 is translated as MASVPSAGCLLAKNQYYRTRQNSESSVSSSSSCCSDAVNITDQDKTFHGLPELIDKCWWIKSFFHSEPSPPTVGRKTLSASSTNR
- the PPDPFL gene encoding pancreatic progenitor cell differentiation and proliferation factor-like protein isoform X1, with the translated sequence MASVPSAGCLLAKNQYYRTRQNSESSVSSSSSCCSDAVNITDQDKTFHGLPELIDKCWWIKSFFHSEPSPPTVGRKTLSASRGKGWKNKRRGTAYCLHSSA